ATCTACATGATAGCCATAGATATGGCCTGCACACCAGAAATTTTAAAACCTTACGACGTTGTTTCCTTCCCTAGCTTTTTCGATGAATCTTAGAATTTGATTGACGAATCGTACTTTGAATCGgctaatatattattttgtttcttaaatgttttaattttaactctATGGTTTTACAAATCATACGCTACGTGAAGTGAAGTAGCGACAACTAGGATTAAAAATGTCACGTAATCCATTAGGATCCGCCTTCTGACCTGTTATGGGAAAGGTGTTTTGGAACTACTTATATGGATAAAGATAAATTTCTTCGAGTTCAATTTATAGGTTGTCTATTTTCAGCAGGCATACCATTAGATAATGATGGTGATTGTTTTTCAGGTGGTAGTAGAATTTTGGCATTTCTTGAGTCACTCATCAGGGTACTCTTTTCCCGTTGGGAAGTTTCCCATAGGGTTTTATTCCCAAGGGGGTTTAACGAGGCCTACCCACACTGGGTTACGATGGGTGTCTCAAGATGGTCCGTTTAAGGTcgttatttggtccgttttttatgtcaagaTGTTGTCCAGTTTTCCTCAAGTATTGATAcactcggattttgcactattttaaggccgttatttggtccgttttttaagTCAAAGTCAcactacatgtccattatttgcatattttgtctattttggtattttgacgtgttttgtgataaatgtgcataattgaggcGAAAAAGAgagccaaaacgcaaagtctggaaatctggagtcagacggcgaccggcgaccgccgcggatgtgtgcggcgaccgccggcgcccaaCGGGCAGTGCagtgcagcggtccgcctcagaaaattacacttggaagagaagtctcgcccGACGACCGACGGAAgtcgtgcggcggtccgccgccgaagaaacagactctctggactccaacgtggcgaccgccggccaaggtgcggcagccgccggagaaaggcggcgaattcGAGATGCCCCAGATTTGCTCcaaaatttaccatattttgaagatattttccttctacaaaAAGGATTGgttttcccctataaataagacctcaagcttcatcaaaaagagagagcttctacttgcaaaataattcataaagatcaagagctagagtacttcacttgtgcaaggagttggagaaggatttcaagaacatcaagaacgacaaggattcaacctacgggttttatttgctttagttttatgttcaaattgtcttcccttcaatctatgtgtttagcttatttcatcacatgtaactaaactcataagattctagggatgtgttagtaacgactttggttatacaattcctttttctatttaatatccgttttgtttttactttgtttcttccctaagtagttctTGATGCtacatgattgagtgacacaattgtgtataatttaatatagcttgcttcataactgtgagagagttctagcgagttagattcacttagtagacgctacagttagcttcccttaaaacggcactttgttaattgagagtgaggacttttcaagggtcttaggagctattcggagttacgtgttaggattgacaatcctaatcttgtaatcaacgtttgcatcgcatgagcataagctaggcgactcgtcctatcaaagtaataactgtgctagggtattgtagtttggaatttgtataaccataattgtgaacgcacatcccttgGACCCCTTTATCTCTATCGATtgtctctgtgttttattcgcatttagttgttaattgCCTTCTATTGTTTTATGCTTTCAAAGTTTTCCAAAACCTTCTGTtcttccaaatagtaattgagtcttggtagaggatagacactttgtgtttgcctctccgtgttcgatatcccggtactgacctttagctatactatatatattctgtatacttgcaggtttatttagtgctaaaatatagtgcatcaagtttttggcgccgttgtcggggaagacaattcactttggagtgatatcgTCAAGCGGATAATTTTGctaatttggaatttaattgctttcaactttaattttagtttttgatttgtttttgtttttgattctTGCAGGTTTTGTATGCGAACGCGCTCTAGGAAGGACAACCTAGAACCGCTCGATTTAGAACTTGAAAGAACTCGTAGGAAAATAAGGAGTGAAAAAGGATCAGGAACCATGGGTGACAAAACTGACCTCGAAAAATTGCAGGAGATGGTCAAGATGTTGATGGACGACAGAGATGCGGAAAGGGCATCCGGAGAGGCGCTGGAAAAGAAGAACAAATAAACACTACCCgtgatgaacatgttcaatcatGGGAATACTGTTACTTTTCCCGAAGGCCCTCGTATTGATGCTAATAATTTCGAGTTACGCATGACCCTTATACAAAGGGTCgagcaaactccttttgcaGGTAGGGCCACCGAGGATGCCAACCgccatctctccaaatttgtGGAAATCGCGAACACACTCAAGTTAAATGGTGTCGACGACGATGCCATAAGGGTAAGACTCTTTCCGTTTTCATTAACTGATTCTGCTAAAGAATGGTTTGAGTGTATGCCCAGAGAAAAGGTTTCCACATAGAATGATATCGTTGCTGCCTTCCTCGACAAGTACTATCCGCCAAGCACAATCTTGAAGCTGAAAAGCGAAATCTTTCAGTTCTTCCAAGGCCACGACGAGCCCCTCTATGAGGCGTTCGCTCGTTTTAAAGCTCTCCTCCGAAAGTGCCCTAACCACGGTTTCACCGTGGATCATCAGGTAGGAATCCTCTATAATggatttaatgaaaaatttgtGCTATGTTGGATTCAGGGGCAAACGGGGGATTTTTGAGAAGGTCGGGTGAAGATGCCATGGCAGTGATCGAGGAATCCGCCGCCAACAGCAGGGGGTGGTCGAAAGAAAGGCATAGCATGAAGAGGATAGTTGCAATTGAAGAGGCCGAGGAAAGTTCTTTTGCGAAGGAATTGGCCGAACTCAAAGTTAGGGTGGACCAAATGGACACATCTAGGAAGGAGGATCCGATTCCACCAACCTCCATCATAGCGGTCTCTAAAATCGAAACTCCTGTCCCTGTAGTGGAGGAGATCAACTACATGCAAGGAGGCGGTTCCAACAGAAACTACAACAACAATTATCGCCCTAATCAGGGGGGcggtaatttcaataattataatggaaacCGACCCCATCCCAATCTTTCATATTCTAACAATAGTTTGTTGCAACCCCCCGCAGGATTTAGCGTTGGCAAAGGAGGAGTAGTTGAAACAAGCAAAAAAGGAGGAGAAGTATGACCAAGGGATCATAAGGATCTTGGAAGTAATCACACAAGACAGGAAGGTTAATGACACCAAGATCAGAGTGGTTGAAGCTAGAATAAACAACCTCGAGCAAGGAACACGATCTCAACTGCCATAGCCAACATCAACACTCAAATGGAGCAAATCCAAAAGAAGTTAGATGAAGACAGGGCAAAGGCAACCGCACGAGTGGATGACATTAACAACAAGTGGGTGGCAAAGCAGAAAACTGGGGATTGCCCAGCCGCCGGCGGAACGCCGCACACCCCGCGGTGGGCCGCCACAGACAAGGCAGAAGCACCCACTCAGCAAGGACTCGTGCGGCACAATGGGATTGTGCTACCTTTCCAACCAAAGAGGAAGTTTAAGCTCGAAGAGCAgttcaaacattttttgaacatgttttgtaAAGTTCATACTAACATTCCTCTAGTTGAATCGTTGCAGGAGATACCTAAGTATGCAAAGCTACTAAGGGAGGCGGTGATGGAAGAGAAAGCCAACAAAAGCCGACCTTAAGCTACCACATCATTGCAGCGAGATCATCCAAAAGGAAAGGCCAGTGAAGCAGAGAGATCCGGGCCAATTCATTATCCGATGCCAGATTGGAGAGGGAAAGGTTGACAAGGCCCTATGCAATCTAGGATCTTCCATCAATCTTATGCCACTGAAGTATTATGAAAAGCTCAACATTGGGCCGCTCAAAACTTCAGATGTGACACTAAGGTTGGCCGATAACTCGTCCATAAAAACTGTAGGTATGATTGAGGATGTCTTAGTTAAAGtcgatgattttattttccccGCCGACTTTATTGTGCTTGACATGAAAGTAGACAAGAACGTCCCTCTAATCTTAGGGAGAGATTTTCTTGCCACTTGCAAAGCTTTGATTGATGTAGGTCGTGGCGTGATCACAATTAGCGATAACTATAGCCACTCCACCTATAAGATCGAGAGCGAGATGCTCAAGTTTGAGAAGGCAAAGCGGGTGAAGATGGAACGGCTGTGCAGGGCAATCATGGTCACCGACTTGATCAAACCCCAAGACCCCTTTGAAGTGGAGGATCCTTCTACCTCCACTATCTATATTGTCAAAGTGGTAGTTTTCCCAAAAAGGACGATACTAACTCCTCTACCTCTATCCAGCATAAGAAGCAAAAGAGGAAGAAAGTACCCAAGGAGGACCCCGATATTTATGTTATCAAGACCAATAAGGGGAAATACAAGTGGTGGAAGAAGCTAGGGACCAAGTTGCTCCCTATGCCAATTTTCAACACTCGGGTCGCTGATCCGCCCAATTAGTGGGCCACTTCAAGTCGAGCTAacgactaaaaacaaaagcgcttgttgggaggcaacccaatttctttatttttgttcttttctttattctcGTTTTCTggttcagtttttttttttttttgaaaaatttaacGAGTGGTGGTCGCCGCACTTAACACGGCGGTCGCCACACGTTTGATCATATGTGCAGGATAGGTCGGGCCTATGGCAGGCTTAAGGCGGGCCGAGGAAACCGCTGGACGGGCCGCGGCGGCCTGCCAGGATGCGCAGTTTTAAAAGGCCCgtgtggcggcccgccacgcatcacgcggcgaccgccgcgcgCAGTCCAGAGACGGGAAAGTTTGTTTAAAAGGTAAGTTTTCCATTCCTTTTCCCATTCCTTCTCAAATTCTTTCCTTGCACACAACCCCCACATTTATAAATCACCGaattcacacacccacactctcattctctcaattctcttcAAGTTTAGAGTTCTTCTCCTCCATTTCTCTCCAAGTTTAGAGTTTTTCTCCTCCAATTCTCATCAACACAAGGTATGAATCCTAACTCAATTTCTGAGCTTTGTTTCAATTCTTTCATGGATTTGGGCATGTTTTGGACGAATTGTTCGGTATAAACTCTTATTATATGATGGGGGATGGTTGTGTGTgcttatttttggatttccaTGGTCAAATTGTGTTTTGGTGATGATTTAAAGGTTGGTGAATAGTGATTCCTTCTTGTTTATACGTGTTAATATGTTGcaatcatgttcatagcattgtgagTAGGtatgtcaatgtagcccgcaacccgtgggctggcccgaatagGCCgctaaatttatagggttacAGTGggaaatttctagcccgataGAAATAAAACCCGAtaagcccgcacccgattagcccgcaacccgttagggccagacccgaaaacccgatgggctggcccgataacccggtaaaatttatatttttcaattttttactcctaattcga
The nucleotide sequence above comes from Salvia hispanica cultivar TCC Black 2014 chromosome 5, UniMelb_Shisp_WGS_1.0, whole genome shotgun sequence. Encoded proteins:
- the LOC125189547 gene encoding uncharacterized protein LOC125189547 — translated: MNMFNHGNTVTFPEGPRIDANNFELRMTLIQRVEQTPFAGRATEDANRHLSKFVEIANTLKLNGVDDDAIRNDIVAAFLDKYYPPSTILKLKSEIFQFFQGHDEPLYEAFARFKALLRKCPNHGANGGFLRRSGEDAMAVIEESAANSRGWSKERHSMKRIVAIEEAEESSFAKELAELKVRVDQMDTSRKEDPIPPTSIIAVSKIETPVPVVEEINYMQGGGSNRNYNNNYRPNQGGGFSVGKGGVVETSKKGGEV